The following coding sequences are from one Triticum dicoccoides isolate Atlit2015 ecotype Zavitan chromosome 4A, WEW_v2.0, whole genome shotgun sequence window:
- the LOC119289260 gene encoding uncharacterized protein LOC119289260 encodes MGIGMEPRGVAACGTVAFSWEQEPGVSKESPAVEARKPSGGRSTTHDSAKEAEARTHQLRVPPPPGGPGAPSLSPPARSRSSKRGVRPEEDPFLAAYVACTASGRKTGRGHNEAQKMLGWAGLRFALGLGLSCKTSCGVAEESVVRLAKKP; translated from the coding sequence ATGGGTATAGGCATGGAGCCCAGAGGAGTCGCGGCGTGCGGGACGGTGGCCTTCTCCTGGGAGCAGGAGCCGGGGGTGTCCAAGGAGAGCCCGGCGGTCGAGGCGAGGAAGCCCTCCGGCGGAAGGAGTACTACGCATGACAGCGCCAAGGAGGCGGAGGCGCGGACGCACCAGCTGCGCGTGCCGCCTCCGCCGGGAGGTCCCGGAGCGCCGTCCCTGTCGCCGCCGGCGAGGAGCAGGTCCAGCAAACGCGGCGTCCGGCCGGAGGAGGACCCGTTCCTCGCGGCCTACGTCGCCTGCACGGCCAGCGGCAGGAAGACCGGCCGGGGCCACAACGAGGCCCAGAAGATGCTCGGGTGGGCCGGGCTTAGGTTTGCTCTTGGGCTCGGCCTCTCTTGCAAGACCTCTTGTGGTGTTGCAGAGGAGAGCGTCGTCAGACTGGCTAAAAAACCCTGA